In the Carassius gibelio isolate Cgi1373 ecotype wild population from Czech Republic chromosome A2, carGib1.2-hapl.c, whole genome shotgun sequence genome, one interval contains:
- the LOC128028883 gene encoding type-1 angiotensin II receptor codes for MDNITADANVGLKLTCNMTWDHNFIFTFIPVVYSCTFIIGIVGNSLVVAVIYYCLKLKTIANIFVLNLAVSDLTFLLTLPIWAINTATGYHWLFGDFLCKAIAGMVLLNLYTSIFFLTALAIDRYLAIVHPVKSRRCRTVVYARVTCILVWVVAFLLSLPTAVIRRTHFIQHNNVTVCGILDGDLGNVQAALSLMKSVLGFLLPITIILTCYCLIGRSLLKARDIQRNSRSKEDEVLSMLAAAVLSFFLCWTPHQIFNFMNMLVQLTVITNCNVIEIIDTVMPFTICIAFFNSCMNPILYGFVGQNFRRNLLKLLRCSSTAVASHPTLSTKMSTLSYQASESFHLSVHKPSSIPQAT; via the coding sequence ATGGACAACATAACAGCCGACGCTAATGTGGGACTCAAGCTCACGTGTAACATGACCTGGGACCACAATTTCATCTTCACGTTCATCCCAGTAGTCTACAGCTGCACCTTTATCATCGGAATTGTAGGCAACAGCTTGGTAGTCGCCGTCATCTACTACTGTTTGAAGCTGAAGACCATTGcaaacatatttgttttgaaCTTAGCAGTGTCAGACTTGACTTTCCTCCTCACCCTGCCTATTTGGGCCATAAACACTGCAACAGGATACCACTGGCTCTTTGGAGACTTCCTATGTAAAGCCATTGCTGGTATGGTCCTCCTTAATCTATATACTAgtatttttttcctcactgctCTCGCCATTGACCGGTATCTGGCCATCGTTCATCCCGTCAAGTCCCGACGGTGCCGTACGGTGGTGTACGCCCGTGTGACGTGCATCTTGGTTTGGGTAGTGGCTTTTCTTTTAAGCCTTCCCACAGCCGTCATCCGTAGGACCCATTTTATCCAGCATAACAATGTCACTGTATGTGGCATCCTAGATGGAGATCTTGGCAATGTGCAGGCAGCTCTCAGTCTGATGAAGAGTGTTCTTGGGTTCCTTCTGCCCATCACCATCATCCTCACGTGCTACTGCCTGATCGGTCGGTCTCTGCTCAAAGCACGGGACATTCAGAGGAATTCGAGATCGAAAGAGGACGAGGTGTTGAGCATGCTGGCCGCTGCCGTGCTGTCGTTTTTCCTTTGCTGGACACCACATCAGATCTTCAACTTCATGAACATGCTTGTTCAGCTTACAGTGATCACCAACTGCAATGTCATTGAGATCATTGATACCGTGATGCCGTTCACCATTTGTATTGCCTTTTTTAACAGCTGCATGAACCCAATCCTATATGGTTTTGTTGGGCAGAACTTTCGCAGGAACTTGCTGAAGCTCTTGAGGTGTTCCTCAACGGCTGTGGCCTCTCACCCCACCCTCAGTACCAAGATGAGCACTCTCTCGTATCAAGCCTCGGAGTCATTTCACCTCTCCGTCCATAAACCGTCCTCAATACCTCAAGCCACATGA